CCATTCATTGCCGGAAATTTGCACATTGGCGTGATTGCGGGGCCATGCTCTGTGGAAAGTGAAGAGCAGACTGTGTCCACGGCGCGGGCGGTTAAAGCTGCGGGAGCCACGGCACTTCGGGGTGGCGCCTTCAAACCGCGGACGAGCCCCTACAGTTTTCAGGGGCTTAAGGAAGACGGCCTTAAAATACTCGCTTTAGCTCGGGAAGAAACCGGCCTGCCGATTGTGACAGAAGTGATCACCCCCGCCGATGTTCCGGTGGTGGCTCAATACGCGGACATTCTGCAAATCGGGGCCCGCAACATGCAAAATTACCGGCTTCTGGAGGAGGCCGGCTACGCAGGCAAGCCGGTTCTTCTCAAACGCGGTCCGGCAGCTACCGCGGAGGAGCTTTTGCTGGCGGCGGAATACATTCTGAACACAGGCAATCACAATGTGATTCTCTGCGAACGGGGAATCCGCACATTCGAGTCGCACACACGATACACTCTTTCTTTGGCAACGGTGGTTTGGCTTCATCAGAGAACACATCTTCCCGTCATTGTGGATCCCAGTCACGGTACAGGACACAGCGCGCTGGTGCCCCAGATGGCCGCGGCGGCGGTTGCTGCCGGGGCGGACGGCCTCATCATCGAAGTGCACCCACGGCCCGAAACGGCTCTCAGCGACGGCTTTCAGTCTCTTACGTTCGAGCAGTTTGAGGCTACCATGGAACTTTGCCGAAAAGTCGCGGAGGCTTTGGGCAGATCTTTGGGTGCAGCCGTTCCCGCCACGTGTCACTGAATAAGGAAACCAGGATCAG
This is a stretch of genomic DNA from Thermogutta terrifontis. It encodes these proteins:
- the aroF gene encoding 3-deoxy-7-phosphoheptulonate synthase is translated as MIVVMQRGATEREINYVVERVQSLGLRPHVIHGTERTVIAAIGDKRDEHRASLESCPGVAEVIPILAPYKVASLEVKPERTVVRVGPFIAGNLHIGVIAGPCSVESEEQTVSTARAVKAAGATALRGGAFKPRTSPYSFQGLKEDGLKILALAREETGLPIVTEVITPADVPVVAQYADILQIGARNMQNYRLLEEAGYAGKPVLLKRGPAATAEELLLAAEYILNTGNHNVILCERGIRTFESHTRYTLSLATVVWLHQRTHLPVIVDPSHGTGHSALVPQMAAAAVAAGADGLIIEVHPRPETALSDGFQSLTFEQFEATMELCRKVAEALGRSLGAAVPATCH